The candidate division KSB1 bacterium nucleotide sequence ATTATAAGTGGTTAAACAAAAAATCATATCAACGAGGGAATAAAACTAACATGGAATACCAGAGCCAGATATCTCACTACAAAAAAGTTCAGTTGTCCACTGCAAATCCCGGGAAATTAGTTTCAATGTTATTTGCCAGGCTTGAAAAAGAGCTTACCAATGCCAAGGAATTTATCATTTTTAGTAAACTTGAAGATAAATGCAACTCAATATTATTAAGTCAAGAAATTCTTATTGAGCTGACTAGCTCTTTAAATTTTGAGGCAGGTGAAATTGCAAATAATCTGCAGTCACTTTATTTATACATGTATCGTGAACTCAACTTGATTAATCTTAAAAATGATACAGAAGCAGTGGATGTTGTCATACAAATCAGCAAAGATCTGAATTCTACATGGAGTGAAATGTTACAAAAAAATCCTGAAGTATCAAAAGAATCAAAATCAGCCCAAATAAATTACCAAAATATGTCGATAGTAGGATAAGATGAATAAAACCAACGTAGCTGATATTGTTTGGCAACAATACATAAACGCTTTAAAACG carries:
- the fliS gene encoding flagellar export chaperone FliS; the protein is MEYQSQISHYKKVQLSTANPGKLVSMLFARLEKELTNAKEFIIFSKLEDKCNSILLSQEILIELTSSLNFEAGEIANNLQSLYLYMYRELNLINLKNDTEAVDVVIQISKDLNSTWSEMLQKNPEVSKESKSAQINYQNMSIVG